The Streptococcus sp. S5 genome contains a region encoding:
- a CDS encoding CopY/TcrY family copper transport repressor: MQISNAEWRIMKIIWMEGKQTSRDLIAVLSERFDWSKSTIKTLLTRLVEKGCLTREKSGKAFVYSALLKQDQSLDLVVEDVKDKVCSKRIVQVLENLIQESDFTLADLNQLQQVLEEKKAEAVETVPCNCM; encoded by the coding sequence ATGCAAATTTCCAATGCGGAATGGCGCATCATGAAAATTATCTGGATGGAAGGCAAGCAGACCAGCAGGGATTTGATCGCCGTCTTGTCCGAGCGCTTTGACTGGTCGAAGTCGACCATCAAGACCCTCTTGACGCGCTTGGTGGAGAAAGGCTGTCTGACCAGAGAAAAATCTGGCAAAGCCTTTGTCTACTCGGCTTTGTTGAAGCAGGACCAAAGTTTAGACTTGGTGGTTGAGGATGTGAAAGACAAGGTTTGCTCAAAAAGAATTGTCCAGGTGCTTGAAAACTTGATTCAGGAGAGTGACTTTACGCTTGCAGATCTTAATCAGCTGCAGCAGGTCCTGGAAGAAAAGAAAGCTGA